One segment of Corynebacterium caspium DSM 44850 DNA contains the following:
- a CDS encoding galactan 5-O-arabinofuranosyltransferase, with protein sequence MIARPDTVSTRATLVGMVAAPCGGGLLALLAWFVLKQTSMPAFNTSMVTRALANAGTIMVLLAVVAISWNWLRKRNLKTLTYVVSYLAPAGLVIASLGIPLSATRLYLEGLQVDQGFRTQFLTRMTQTAHLADMNYPDIPTYYPAGWFWLGGRLANILGLPGWEAFQPWALVSISAAACLLVPVWQRLCGSLPLANGIALTTTAIILVTCAVEPYAAVVALGAPAAVMMSQRALQGAWPSTLAIALYLGISATHYTLYTGVVALTMVTLALFATVRQRRIRPLIHLLVMGLSSLAIAAITWGPYILAILGGHPHSGATAAHYLPVESTTTPMPFFETTVVGFLSLVGLVSIVVCWKYLRTMALGLACFYGWTVASMLTTLVQKTLLGFRVETLIVAQCATIGLLGLAIAVRGGLAKFYPQQVSARGRQLSTALALVLLGAGGLQYAQEIPARNEIYIDLAFTETDGYGERADRFEPNTGQYYQKIRELIATEPANTVVLTDETNFMSVAPYLGFQAFTSHYANPLGEFDLRNKTIAKWAELSWENPQEFQKALNDIPWRGPEVFIFRGDASDATAAAAVATDSNQKAAGGWKIHIAEDIYPNQPNVRYVGLFFNPAAFANKNWEISQVGPFVVVKAVVEAIS encoded by the coding sequence ATGATTGCTCGCCCCGATACAGTCTCCACTAGGGCCACCCTAGTGGGAATGGTCGCCGCCCCTTGTGGTGGCGGCCTTCTTGCACTCTTGGCCTGGTTTGTTTTGAAACAAACCTCCATGCCCGCCTTTAATACCTCCATGGTGACGCGCGCCCTGGCTAATGCTGGCACCATTATGGTGCTGCTAGCTGTGGTGGCGATTTCCTGGAATTGGCTGCGCAAACGCAATCTCAAAACCCTAACTTATGTGGTGAGCTACTTAGCTCCAGCCGGTTTAGTCATAGCTAGCCTGGGCATTCCGCTATCTGCCACCCGGCTCTACTTAGAAGGCTTACAAGTAGACCAAGGTTTCCGTACCCAATTCCTCACCCGAATGACGCAAACCGCCCACTTAGCGGATATGAACTATCCCGATATACCCACCTACTATCCCGCCGGATGGTTCTGGCTAGGAGGCCGGCTGGCAAATATTTTAGGACTCCCTGGCTGGGAAGCTTTTCAACCCTGGGCTTTAGTTTCTATCTCCGCCGCAGCTTGCTTGCTGGTACCAGTATGGCAGCGCTTATGTGGTTCCCTGCCGCTAGCAAATGGTATCGCCTTAACTACTACCGCCATTATTTTGGTGACTTGTGCAGTAGAACCTTATGCTGCGGTCGTCGCCCTGGGAGCTCCAGCGGCAGTGATGATGTCCCAAAGGGCTTTACAAGGGGCTTGGCCTTCTACCCTAGCAATTGCGCTCTACCTGGGGATTTCAGCAACTCACTACACCCTTTATACCGGGGTGGTGGCCTTAACTATGGTCACTTTGGCCCTGTTTGCGACAGTGCGGCAACGTAGGATTCGCCCGCTAATACATTTGCTAGTGATGGGTTTAAGCTCCCTAGCTATTGCCGCTATTACCTGGGGGCCCTATATTTTGGCGATCCTGGGCGGCCACCCACATTCTGGGGCTACTGCCGCCCACTATCTGCCGGTGGAATCCACCACTACCCCCATGCCATTTTTTGAAACCACCGTAGTGGGATTCCTCTCCTTAGTTGGTTTGGTGAGCATCGTGGTGTGTTGGAAATATTTGCGCACCATGGCCCTAGGTTTAGCTTGTTTCTATGGCTGGACGGTCGCCTCCATGCTGACCACTCTGGTCCAAAAAACCTTGCTAGGATTCCGGGTCGAAACCTTAATTGTGGCCCAATGCGCAACCATTGGGTTACTTGGATTAGCAATCGCAGTGCGCGGCGGATTAGCTAAGTTCTACCCCCAGCAAGTCAGTGCCCGCGGACGCCAACTCAGCACCGCCCTAGCTTTGGTACTACTAGGTGCCGGTGGCCTGCAGTATGCCCAGGAAATCCCGGCCCGCAATGAAATCTATATTGATTTAGCCTTTACTGAAACTGATGGTTACGGTGAACGCGCAGACCGCTTTGAACCCAATACCGGACAGTATTACCAAAAAATTCGGGAGTTAATAGCCACCGAACCAGCCAATACGGTGGTGCTAACCGATGAAACCAATTTCATGTCCGTTGCCCCATATTTAGGATTCCAAGCCTTTACCAGCCACTATGCGAATCCTTTAGGCGAGTTTGATCTGCGCAATAAAACCATTGCTAAATGGGCTGAACTTTCTTGGGAAAATCCGCAAGAATTCCAAAAGGCTTTAAATGATATTCCGTGGCGCGGACCGGAGGTATTTATTTTCCGCGGCGATGCCAGCGATGCCACTGCGGCAGCTGCGGTGGCCACAGATAGCAATCAAAAAGCTGCCGGCGGATGGAAGATCCATATTGCGGAGGATATTTATCCCAATCAACCTAATGTGCGCTATGTGGGCTTATTCTTTAATCCGGCGGCCTTTGCCAATAAGAATTGGGAGATTAGCCAAGTAGGTCCCTTCGTGGTGGTGAAGGCAGTGGTGGAGGCAATATCGTAG
- a CDS encoding decaprenylphospho-beta-D-erythro-pentofuranosid-2-ulose 2-reductase — translation MLNAVGQAQNILLLGGTSEIGQSIVEEFLDRGPARVILAARKDSPRLDAAVTALKAAGASAVEVLDFDATATETHPEVIEKAFSYGDVDVAIVAFGTLGDQEELWQNQAKAVASAQTNFTAAVSVGVLLAEHMRPQGHGHIVALSSVAGMRVRRSNFVYGAAKAGVDGFYINLGEAVKKDGVKVLVVRPGQVRTKMSANAGEAPLTVDAKDVAEATYEAVVKGKSAIFVHPAFQLVSTVFKFIPQPIFAKLPF, via the coding sequence ATGCTGAACGCAGTGGGCCAAGCCCAAAATATTTTATTACTCGGTGGAACTTCCGAAATCGGACAATCCATTGTCGAAGAATTCCTAGATCGCGGCCCGGCGCGCGTTATTTTGGCCGCCCGCAAGGATTCCCCGCGCCTTGACGCTGCCGTCACCGCGCTCAAAGCCGCTGGTGCCAGCGCTGTAGAAGTCTTAGACTTTGATGCCACCGCCACGGAAACTCACCCAGAAGTAATTGAGAAAGCTTTCTCCTACGGCGATGTGGACGTAGCCATCGTCGCCTTTGGCACCCTGGGGGATCAAGAAGAACTCTGGCAAAACCAAGCCAAAGCCGTAGCTAGTGCGCAAACTAACTTCACCGCCGCAGTATCGGTAGGAGTCCTGCTAGCCGAGCACATGCGCCCACAAGGCCATGGCCATATTGTCGCTCTTTCCTCGGTGGCCGGCATGCGCGTGCGTCGTTCGAATTTTGTTTATGGCGCTGCTAAAGCAGGCGTTGACGGTTTCTATATAAACCTTGGCGAAGCTGTGAAAAAAGACGGCGTAAAGGTACTAGTAGTACGACCCGGCCAGGTGCGCACCAAAATGTCTGCCAACGCCGGCGAAGCCCCACTAACCGTAGATGCCAAAGATGTAGCTGAAGCTACCTATGAAGCCGTAGTTAAAGGTAAATCCGCGATTTTCGTACATCCGGCCTTCCAACTGGTTTCCACGGTATTTAAGTTCATTCCGCAGCCAATCTTTGCCAAACTACCCTTCTAA